TCGGCGGGAACGGACCTTCAGGTCTTCGCTATCGCAGTCAAACGGGCCGCTCATGTGCCCTTCTCCTTAGGTGGTTCTCCCGACGGCTCCTTGCCGGGCGGCGGGGCGGACTCGGTCGCCGGCGCTCCGCAGGCGGCCCGGCCTTCGGCTTCCCACCACGTGCGCCATTCGGCGACGATGCGGGCGCGTTCCGCCGGGGTGTTCGCGAAATGAAAACCCAGGTCTTTGCCCGTCAGTTTGTGCAGGGCCGAGGCGGCCATGAAACGCACCCCCTCGTCCTCCGACTCCAGCAGGTCGATGAGTTCTCCCGCCATC
Above is a genomic segment from Planctomycetota bacterium containing:
- a CDS encoding HEAT repeat domain-containing protein; its protein translation is MFSLAGSRTVTEGAARGLAVALVGILVAGCVGDREAVVRRLREDDPRTQVAAIARVARSGDRTMAGELIDLLESEDEGVRFMAASALHKLTGKDLGFHFANTPAERARIVAEWRTWWEAEGRAACGAPATESAPPPGKEPSGEPPKEKGT